Proteins co-encoded in one Actinomadura luteofluorescens genomic window:
- a CDS encoding ABC transporter ATP-binding protein — translation MSAPAGNADRPLLEIEDLVVEFTGDEGAVRAVDGAGYTVAPGETLGVVGESGSGKSVTAMSALGLIRPPGRVVSGRVVFDGADLRAMAPRELRRLRGGRIAMIFQDPMTALNPVLSVGAQIREALRLHRPGMSRSQARERAAELLTLVGVPGAERRLKQYPHEFSGGMRQRAMIAMAIANDPDLLIADEPTTALDVTVQAQVLDLLRLTRRETGAATVLITHDLGVVAELADRVVVMYAGRVVEHGPVEAIFDSPRHPYTRGLLDSLPSLDGDAGELTPIPGAPPVPGEIGRGCAFAPRCPMARDRCRAERPEPVQSGPGRASACHFHSEMAPPGGEKGGDR, via the coding sequence ATGAGCGCGCCCGCCGGGAACGCGGACCGCCCGCTGCTGGAGATCGAGGACCTGGTCGTCGAGTTCACCGGCGACGAGGGGGCCGTCCGGGCCGTGGACGGCGCCGGGTACACCGTCGCGCCGGGCGAGACGCTCGGCGTCGTCGGCGAGTCGGGGTCGGGCAAGAGCGTCACGGCGATGTCCGCGCTCGGGCTGATCAGGCCGCCGGGCCGGGTCGTCTCGGGACGCGTCGTGTTCGACGGGGCCGACCTGCGCGCGATGGCCCCTCGCGAGCTGCGCCGGCTGCGCGGCGGCCGGATCGCGATGATCTTCCAGGATCCGATGACCGCGCTGAACCCCGTCCTGTCGGTCGGCGCGCAGATCCGCGAGGCGCTGCGCCTGCACCGGCCGGGCATGTCCCGCTCGCAGGCGCGCGAGCGGGCCGCCGAGCTGCTGACCCTGGTCGGGGTGCCGGGCGCCGAGCGCCGCCTGAAGCAGTACCCGCACGAGTTCTCCGGCGGGATGCGGCAGCGCGCGATGATCGCGATGGCCATCGCCAACGACCCCGACCTGCTGATCGCCGACGAGCCGACGACCGCACTGGACGTGACCGTCCAGGCCCAGGTGCTCGACCTGCTCCGGCTGACCCGGCGGGAGACGGGCGCCGCCACCGTGCTGATCACCCATGACCTCGGCGTGGTCGCCGAGCTCGCCGACCGCGTCGTGGTGATGTACGCCGGGCGGGTCGTCGAGCACGGCCCAGTCGAGGCGATCTTCGACTCGCCCCGGCACCCCTACACGCGGGGGCTGCTGGACAGCCTGCCCTCGCTGGACGGCGACGCCGGCGAGCTGACCCCGATCCCCGGCGCGCCGCCGGTGCCGGGCGAGATCGGGCGGGGGTGCGCGTTCGCGCCGCGCTGCCCGATGGCGCGGGACCGCTGCCGGGCGGAGCGCCCCGAACCGGTCCAGTCCGGCCCGGGGCGCGCGAGCGCCTGCCATTTCCACTCCGAGATGGCCCCGCCCGGCGGGGAGAAGGGAGGCGACCGATGA
- a CDS encoding ABC transporter permease gives MTVTPAGAPTEKPGTPGGGGDGPPPRKGGGARAGSASPRARAVRRFRRNRLAVAGTAVLGAVILASLLAPLIAGHPNAVDLDAVREGPSGAHWFGTDTSGRDVFARTLHAGRVSLLVGLAAALGAVVVGTLFGSVSGLLGGVVDNVIMRIADIVMSFPTVVVILVLAGIVGPSVTVLIVAIGLTQWPVAGRVVRGVTLSLRDREYIQAAEASGANAWWLIRKHVVPAALAPVTVTGTLAVAQAIMLETTASFLGLGVRPPQASWGNMLNDAQNLTLIQTMPWLWIPPGVAIAVTVLAVNFVGDGLRDAVTPGGRT, from the coding sequence ATGACCGTGACGCCCGCCGGCGCGCCGACCGAGAAGCCGGGAACGCCCGGCGGGGGAGGGGACGGCCCGCCGCCGCGCAAGGGCGGCGGGGCCCGGGCCGGGTCCGCGTCACCCCGGGCGCGGGCCGTGCGGCGGTTCCGCCGCAACCGGCTCGCCGTCGCCGGGACCGCCGTGCTCGGCGCGGTGATCCTCGCGTCGCTGCTGGCGCCGCTGATCGCCGGGCATCCGAACGCGGTGGACCTGGACGCGGTCCGCGAGGGCCCGTCCGGCGCGCACTGGTTCGGCACCGACACCTCCGGCCGCGACGTGTTCGCCCGCACCCTGCACGCGGGGCGGGTGTCGCTGCTGGTGGGGCTGGCCGCCGCGCTCGGCGCCGTCGTGGTCGGCACGCTGTTCGGCTCGGTGTCCGGGCTGCTGGGCGGCGTGGTGGACAACGTGATCATGCGGATCGCCGACATCGTCATGTCGTTCCCGACCGTCGTGGTGATCCTGGTGCTCGCCGGGATCGTCGGGCCGAGCGTGACCGTGCTGATCGTCGCCATCGGGCTGACGCAGTGGCCGGTCGCGGGGCGGGTGGTGCGGGGCGTGACGCTGTCGCTGCGCGACCGCGAGTACATCCAGGCGGCCGAGGCGAGCGGGGCGAACGCGTGGTGGCTGATCCGCAAGCACGTCGTCCCCGCGGCGCTGGCCCCGGTCACGGTGACCGGCACCCTGGCCGTCGCGCAGGCGATCATGCTGGAGACCACCGCGTCCTTCCTCGGGCTCGGCGTGCGGCCGCCCCAGGCGAGCTGGGGGAACATGCTGAACGACGCGCAGAACCTGACGCTGATCCAGACGATGCCGTGGTTGTGGATACCGCCGGGCGTCGCGATCGCCGTGACGGTGCTCGCCGTCAACTTCGTCGGGGACGGGCTCCGCGACGCCGTCACGCCGGGAGGACGCACATGA
- a CDS encoding ABC transporter permease — protein sequence MAAYVIRRLLVNALVFVLISIGIFVLVRVAPGDPVRMMVDPEQMRGGGAAFIEAKRHELGLDRSVVVQYGHWLSGALHGDFGYSYVGHRPVSAVLGERVGPTLQLMSAALAVALAVSIALGVAAAVRRNTAVDYGATVLGLAAVSVPPFFLGIVGIYLFSLKWGVLPSAGMTTPGGGGPADQLRHLVLPGLILAFVTAGPFTRYVRGGLVDELGADYVRTAEAKGASRARVVLRHALRNALIPLITVVMYQIPQMLAGAVVIEQVFAWPGMGQLAVSSIGQHDYPVIVGFALYVAVLVLLCNLIADVLYAVVDPRVSLR from the coding sequence GTGGCGGCCTACGTCATCCGGCGCCTGCTGGTGAACGCGCTCGTGTTCGTGCTGATCAGCATCGGGATCTTCGTGCTGGTGCGGGTCGCGCCCGGCGACCCGGTCCGCATGATGGTCGACCCCGAGCAGATGCGCGGCGGCGGCGCCGCCTTCATCGAGGCCAAACGGCACGAGCTCGGCCTGGACCGGTCCGTCGTCGTCCAGTACGGCCACTGGCTGTCGGGCGCGCTGCACGGCGACTTCGGCTACTCCTACGTCGGGCACCGTCCGGTCTCGGCGGTGCTCGGCGAGCGGGTCGGACCGACGCTGCAGCTCATGAGCGCCGCCCTGGCGGTCGCGCTCGCGGTGTCGATCGCGCTCGGCGTCGCCGCCGCGGTGCGCCGCAACACCGCGGTCGACTACGGCGCCACCGTGCTCGGCCTGGCCGCGGTGTCGGTGCCGCCGTTCTTCCTCGGCATCGTCGGGATCTACCTGTTCTCCCTGAAGTGGGGCGTGCTGCCGTCGGCCGGGATGACCACGCCGGGCGGCGGCGGCCCCGCCGACCAGCTCCGGCACCTGGTCCTGCCGGGGCTGATCCTGGCGTTCGTCACCGCCGGGCCGTTCACCCGCTACGTGCGCGGCGGCCTGGTGGACGAGCTGGGCGCCGACTACGTCCGCACGGCCGAGGCCAAGGGCGCGTCCCGGGCCCGCGTCGTCCTGCGGCACGCGCTGCGCAACGCGCTGATCCCGCTGATCACCGTGGTGATGTACCAGATCCCGCAGATGCTGGCGGGCGCGGTGGTGATCGAGCAGGTCTTCGCCTGGCCCGGCATGGGGCAGCTCGCGGTCAGCTCGATCGGCCAGCACGACTACCCGGTCATCGTCGGGTTCGCGCTGTACGTGGCGGTGCTCGTGCTGCTGTGCAACCTGATCGCGGACGTGCTGTACGCCGTCGTCGACCCGAGAGTGAGCCTGCGATGA
- a CDS encoding ABC transporter substrate-binding protein: protein MTIRSGRPAAGAARRAAAAVLGGALAAAALAACSSDPTQKSSGGDAGVLNMYLYQKPKTFSPLAPNNGPDQLVMSFVFDSLYGADASYGLKPHLAAAAPEVSGDARTITLKLRPGLKWSDGKPLTSKDVVFTYTALANPATGSAQAGKFAAVTGAKALADGKADSLAGLTAPDAATVKITTTRPAAGLPGLIGNTPILPEHVLGGVPAKGLGDNGFFTKPTVGSGAFAFVDYKTDQYVELKANPHFREPVSIKKVYLKPVTSDVATAQLRTGEMDLTQVSPTDLPTVKKMDGVRVVSAKSPGYTRIALNQTQGRFKDARVRQALLTAIDRKGLVDKVLGGAGTVVNSSFYGDAGASAKEGYAYDPGKAKSLLAAAGWDGSKPVTLSWIPGQRDRDTAVTVIQSQLKAVGVNVELKQVQADELLSSYEKKSFDMALFGGGNYATEPSTVATIDACDQGYPAGGNIGRFCDPKLDGLLSRADAVADPARRKGLFQQAAEVENAQVPYLWLYNPDAVWAFRTRLSGFEPSGLPTNEVGTWDFANWKLS, encoded by the coding sequence ATGACCATTCGTTCCGGCAGACCGGCGGCCGGCGCAGCCCGGCGGGCCGCCGCGGCCGTGCTGGGCGGCGCCCTCGCGGCCGCCGCGCTCGCCGCCTGCAGTTCCGACCCGACGCAGAAGTCCTCCGGCGGCGACGCCGGCGTACTGAACATGTACCTGTACCAGAAGCCGAAGACGTTCAGCCCGCTCGCGCCGAACAACGGCCCCGACCAGCTGGTCATGTCGTTCGTGTTCGACTCGCTGTACGGCGCGGACGCGTCCTACGGGCTGAAGCCGCACCTGGCCGCCGCCGCGCCGGAGGTGTCCGGCGACGCCAGGACCATCACCCTCAAGCTGAGGCCGGGCCTGAAGTGGAGCGACGGCAAGCCGCTCACCTCCAAGGACGTGGTGTTCACCTACACCGCCCTCGCGAACCCGGCGACCGGGAGCGCGCAGGCGGGCAAGTTCGCCGCGGTGACCGGCGCCAAGGCCCTCGCGGACGGCAAGGCCGACTCGCTGGCGGGGCTGACCGCGCCCGACGCCGCCACCGTGAAGATCACCACGACGCGCCCGGCGGCGGGCCTGCCCGGACTGATCGGCAACACCCCGATCCTGCCGGAGCACGTCCTCGGCGGCGTCCCGGCGAAGGGGCTCGGCGACAACGGGTTCTTCACCAAGCCGACCGTGGGCTCGGGGGCGTTCGCCTTCGTCGACTACAAGACCGACCAGTACGTCGAGCTGAAGGCCAACCCCCACTTCCGGGAACCAGTTTCGATCAAGAAGGTGTACCTGAAGCCGGTGACCTCGGACGTGGCCACCGCGCAGCTGCGCACCGGCGAGATGGACCTCACCCAGGTCTCGCCGACCGACCTGCCCACCGTCAAGAAGATGGACGGTGTCAGGGTGGTCTCGGCCAAGAGCCCCGGCTACACCCGGATCGCCCTCAACCAGACCCAGGGCCGGTTCAAGGACGCGCGCGTCCGGCAGGCGCTCCTCACCGCGATCGACCGCAAGGGCCTCGTCGACAAGGTGCTCGGCGGCGCCGGCACGGTCGTGAACTCCAGCTTCTACGGGGACGCCGGCGCGTCGGCGAAGGAGGGCTACGCCTACGACCCCGGGAAGGCGAAGAGCCTGCTCGCCGCCGCCGGCTGGGACGGCTCCAAGCCCGTCACGCTGTCGTGGATCCCCGGGCAGCGCGACCGCGACACCGCCGTGACGGTGATCCAGAGCCAGCTGAAGGCCGTCGGCGTCAACGTGGAGCTCAAGCAGGTGCAGGCCGACGAGCTGCTCTCCTCGTACGAGAAGAAGTCGTTCGACATGGCCCTGTTCGGCGGCGGCAACTACGCGACCGAGCCGTCCACCGTCGCGACCATCGACGCCTGCGACCAGGGCTACCCCGCGGGCGGCAACATCGGCCGCTTCTGCGACCCGAAGCTCGACGGCCTGCTGTCCAGGGCCGACGCGGTCGCCGACCCGGCGCGCCGCAAGGGCCTGTTCCAGCAGGCCGCCGAGGTCGAGAACGCGCAGGTCCCGTACCTGTGGCTCTACAACCCCGACGCGGTCTGGGCCTTCCGGACGCGCCTGTCGGGCTTCGAACCGTCCGGCCTGCCGACCAACGAGGTCGGGACCTGGGACTTCGCGAACTGGAAGCTGAGCTGA
- a CDS encoding fumarylacetoacetate hydrolase family protein, with protein sequence MKFATYRLPDGAVRHGEVVDGGRVTDLGPGDLTPVVAALADGGPGAAPSGGPARALDEVTLLAPLLRPGKVLAVAANYQEHVTETGGDPIDKERISPRLFIKPATSVSGPGEEIALPSVSPSIDWEAELVAVVGRGGKDIPVEDALAHVAGYTIGNDVSARKMDYGHERDTGDPAVAFFDWLNGKWLDGFAALGPYLVSADEVPDPQRLEVTLEVNGRVRQHGDTGQMIFNVAELVAFASRLMTLEPGDVLYTGTPSGVGLASGEFLSAGDEMTVRVSGLGSLVNRVR encoded by the coding sequence ATGAAGTTCGCGACGTACCGCCTGCCGGACGGCGCAGTCCGCCACGGCGAGGTCGTCGACGGCGGTCGCGTCACCGACCTCGGCCCCGGCGACCTCACGCCCGTGGTCGCCGCGCTCGCGGACGGCGGACCCGGTGCGGCGCCGTCCGGTGGACCGGCCCGCGCCCTGGACGAGGTGACCCTGCTCGCGCCGCTGCTGCGCCCGGGCAAGGTCCTCGCGGTCGCCGCCAACTACCAGGAGCACGTGACCGAGACGGGAGGGGATCCGATCGACAAGGAGCGGATCTCGCCGCGGCTGTTCATCAAGCCCGCCACCTCCGTCAGCGGCCCAGGGGAGGAGATCGCGCTGCCGTCGGTCAGCCCCAGCATCGACTGGGAGGCCGAGCTGGTCGCGGTGGTGGGGCGCGGCGGCAAGGACATCCCGGTCGAGGACGCCCTCGCCCACGTCGCCGGCTACACCATCGGCAACGACGTGTCGGCGCGGAAGATGGACTACGGCCACGAGCGCGACACCGGCGATCCCGCGGTCGCGTTCTTCGACTGGCTGAACGGCAAGTGGCTCGACGGGTTCGCCGCGCTGGGCCCCTACCTCGTCTCCGCCGACGAGGTGCCCGACCCGCAGAGGCTCGAGGTGACCCTGGAGGTCAACGGGCGGGTCCGGCAGCACGGCGACACCGGTCAGATGATCTTCAACGTCGCGGAGCTGGTGGCGTTCGCGTCCCGGCTGATGACGCTGGAGCCCGGCGACGTGCTCTACACCGGCACGCCGTCCGGGGTGGGACTGGCATCGGGGGAGTTCCTGTCCGCAGGCGATGAGATGACCGTCCGCGTGAGCGGGCTCGGAAGCCTGGTGAACCGCGTCCGCTGA
- a CDS encoding Gfo/Idh/MocA family protein, producing the protein MRALRVLPWGSGGFGTQDHQHDMYLPAFREHAGFTVVESGLPDLTRAVRETGAEVVSVCAPPAERAARVIEALRAGCHVLADKPLALDVAEIEAIAAAAAEAGRVCMPAHHHRFGAAVQAAAGALAAGRVGLPWNVQADFLVDGGDPCPEGELANFGLYPVDVVRALTGQAVRRVHALRAGGRGAITVLLLGHEHGLTSTITVGRLRGTADAPGMALHRYRVSGSGGVMDVDAARPGASVRTVTGNRAAWHGPGTVGRMLTALHTAVVTGRPPEAGPADALAALRVTDAAARSLALGTPVPIDSPEV; encoded by the coding sequence ATGCGCGCGCTGAGGGTGCTGCCCTGGGGGTCCGGCGGTTTCGGGACCCAGGACCACCAGCACGACATGTACCTTCCCGCGTTCCGCGAGCACGCCGGGTTCACGGTCGTGGAGAGCGGGCTGCCCGACCTCACGCGCGCCGTCCGGGAGACGGGCGCCGAGGTCGTGAGCGTGTGCGCGCCGCCCGCCGAGCGCGCCGCCCGCGTCATCGAGGCCCTGCGCGCCGGCTGCCACGTCCTCGCCGACAAGCCGCTCGCCCTGGACGTCGCGGAGATCGAGGCGATCGCCGCGGCCGCGGCGGAGGCGGGCCGGGTCTGCATGCCCGCGCACCACCACCGCTTCGGCGCCGCCGTCCAGGCCGCCGCGGGCGCGCTCGCCGCGGGACGCGTCGGGCTGCCCTGGAACGTGCAGGCCGACTTCCTCGTCGACGGCGGCGACCCGTGCCCGGAAGGCGAACTCGCCAACTTCGGCCTCTACCCCGTGGACGTCGTACGGGCCCTCACCGGTCAGGCCGTCCGCCGCGTGCACGCCCTGCGGGCCGGTGGACGCGGCGCGATCACCGTCCTGCTGCTCGGCCACGAGCACGGCCTGACCAGCACGATCACCGTCGGCCGGCTGCGCGGCACCGCCGACGCCCCTGGCATGGCGCTGCACCGCTACCGCGTCAGCGGGTCCGGCGGGGTCATGGACGTCGACGCCGCCCGGCCGGGCGCGTCCGTCCGGACGGTGACGGGGAACCGCGCCGCCTGGCACGGCCCCGGCACTGTCGGCCGGATGCTCACCGCCCTGCACACCGCCGTCGTCACCGGGCGCCCGCCGGAGGCCGGCCCGGCCGACGCCCTCGCCGCGCTGCGCGTCACCGACGCCGCGGCCCGCTCGCTCGCCCTCGGCACGCCCGTGCCGATCGACTCCCCGGAGGTCTGA
- a CDS encoding Gfo/Idh/MocA family protein, which produces MESHSVPVPVLLVGTGFIAAQHAAAIHAEPRLELAGVVDVDPERAAAASRANGGVPAFADLAAALAGTGAGGCVVCTPNDTHADIAVQVAEAGAHLLIEKPLATGVAGARRAVEAFAAAGRVLMPAHSHRYYDYARTVRDVLRSGELGTVDLVRLSILGGWIWPDWRGWMLDPVRSGGHALHNGVHLLDLVTWWTGDTPESVYARGRRQTAAELGVHDYLEMTVSFGGGATAVCEMSRGHRPASLARRDVMVAGTGGILTLPWDGEAGTVTDEAGTALLPPGGADGFAAQIGAWADAVTGGPPAVTGADGLLAVAMGVAAERSIATGVPVRIADVLKEAP; this is translated from the coding sequence ATGGAATCCCATTCCGTGCCGGTTCCGGTGCTGCTCGTCGGCACCGGTTTCATCGCCGCGCAGCACGCCGCCGCGATCCATGCCGAGCCCCGGCTGGAGCTCGCCGGCGTGGTCGACGTCGACCCGGAGCGGGCCGCCGCCGCGTCCCGCGCCAACGGGGGCGTCCCGGCCTTCGCCGACCTCGCCGCGGCGCTGGCCGGGACCGGCGCCGGCGGCTGCGTCGTGTGCACCCCGAACGACACCCACGCGGACATCGCCGTCCAGGTCGCCGAGGCGGGCGCCCATCTGCTGATCGAGAAGCCGCTCGCCACCGGGGTGGCGGGGGCCCGGCGCGCCGTGGAGGCGTTCGCGGCGGCCGGGCGGGTGCTGATGCCCGCGCACAGCCACCGCTACTACGACTACGCGCGGACGGTCCGAGACGTCCTGCGCTCCGGCGAGCTCGGCACGGTCGACCTCGTCCGGCTGTCCATCCTCGGCGGCTGGATCTGGCCGGACTGGCGCGGCTGGATGCTCGACCCCGTCCGCTCCGGCGGGCACGCCCTGCACAACGGCGTCCACCTGCTGGATCTCGTCACCTGGTGGACGGGCGACACCCCGGAGAGCGTGTACGCGCGCGGCCGCCGCCAGACCGCCGCCGAACTCGGCGTCCACGACTACCTGGAGATGACGGTCTCGTTCGGCGGCGGTGCGACCGCCGTGTGCGAGATGAGCCGCGGGCACCGCCCGGCCTCGCTCGCCCGCCGAGACGTCATGGTCGCCGGCACCGGCGGGATCCTCACCCTGCCCTGGGACGGCGAGGCGGGGACCGTGACCGACGAGGCGGGCACCGCGCTGCTCCCGCCCGGCGGCGCCGACGGGTTCGCCGCCCAGATCGGCGCCTGGGCCGACGCCGTCACCGGAGGCCCGCCGGCCGTGACGGGCGCCGACGGGCTGCTGGCCGTGGCGATGGGCGTCGCCGCCGAACGATCGATCGCGACCGGCGTGCCCGTCCGGATCGCCGACGTCCTGAAGGAGGCGCCCTGA
- a CDS encoding aspartate aminotransferase family protein has protein sequence MTTAELAGQRSRGAELLAAARTVIPGGVNSATRLVGAPHALTAASGAHVTDADGRRYLDYHAAFGAILLGHAAPEVDDAVRAAVGGLDLVGWGVTETEIELARLVVETIPSAEQMISAMSGSEATAQAIRLSRAVTGRPLIVKFQGGFHGWHDAVARNVISAPERAYGDDPLSRGILPEALDSTLIAEFNDLESVRALYERHPGLIAAVIVEPIPHNVGALVPEREFVEGLRALTAERGSLLIFDEVITGFRHAPGGYQEVCGVLPDLTTFGKAMGNGYPIAGLAGPRRLMEHFSSAGGDVLLAGTFNGNPVSSAAAIATITYLRDHPDFYERTHALGDRMRAGLTGICEELGVAGTAAGFGGVFALYFTEAPVRGYRDLMRNNDAAYVAFHRRMTDRGFLMLPLALKRNHISAAHTAEDIDRTLDAARDVLRSIRDDGLLAPAR, from the coding sequence ATGACCACCGCCGAGCTGGCCGGGCAGAGATCGCGCGGCGCGGAACTGCTCGCCGCCGCGCGGACCGTGATCCCCGGCGGCGTCAACTCCGCGACCCGTCTGGTCGGCGCGCCGCACGCGCTCACCGCGGCGTCCGGGGCCCATGTCACCGACGCCGACGGCCGCCGCTACCTCGACTACCACGCGGCGTTCGGCGCGATCCTGCTGGGCCACGCCGCGCCCGAGGTGGACGACGCGGTGCGCGCCGCCGTCGGCGGGCTCGACCTGGTCGGCTGGGGCGTCACCGAGACCGAGATCGAACTCGCCCGGCTGGTCGTCGAGACGATCCCGTCCGCGGAGCAGATGATCTCGGCGATGTCGGGCAGCGAGGCCACCGCGCAGGCGATCCGGCTGTCCCGGGCGGTCACCGGCCGCCCGCTGATCGTCAAGTTCCAGGGCGGCTTCCACGGCTGGCACGACGCCGTCGCCCGCAACGTCATCTCCGCGCCGGAGCGCGCCTACGGCGACGATCCCCTGTCGCGCGGCATCCTGCCCGAGGCGCTGGACTCCACGCTCATCGCCGAGTTCAACGACCTGGAGTCCGTGCGCGCCCTCTACGAGCGGCACCCCGGCCTGATCGCCGCCGTGATCGTGGAGCCGATCCCGCACAACGTCGGCGCCCTGGTGCCCGAGCGGGAGTTCGTGGAGGGGCTGCGCGCCCTGACCGCCGAGCGCGGCTCACTGCTGATCTTCGACGAGGTGATCACCGGATTCCGCCACGCGCCGGGCGGCTACCAGGAGGTCTGCGGCGTGCTGCCGGACCTGACCACCTTCGGCAAGGCGATGGGCAACGGCTACCCGATCGCCGGCCTCGCCGGCCCCCGGCGGCTGATGGAGCACTTCAGCTCCGCGGGCGGCGACGTGCTGCTGGCCGGCACCTTCAACGGCAACCCGGTCTCGTCCGCCGCGGCCATCGCCACCATCACCTACCTGCGCGACCATCCTGACTTCTACGAGCGCACCCACGCCCTCGGCGACCGCATGCGCGCCGGGCTCACCGGCATCTGCGAGGAACTCGGCGTCGCCGGGACCGCGGCGGGCTTCGGCGGGGTGTTCGCCCTCTACTTCACCGAGGCCCCCGTCCGCGGCTACCGCGACCTCATGCGCAACAACGACGCCGCCTACGTGGCCTTCCACCGCCGCATGACCGACCGCGGCTTCCTGATGCTCCCTCTCGCGCTCAAGCGCAACCACATCTCCGCCGCCCACACGGCGGAGGACATCGACCGCACGCTGGACGCGGCCCGCGACGTCCTCCGGTCGATCCGCGACGACGGCCTGCTCGCCCCCGCGCGGTAG
- a CDS encoding hydroxymethylglutaryl-CoA lyase yields the protein MPMVELIEVAPRDGLQNESAILATADKVRLIERSVAAGLRRIEAVSFVNPKRVPQMADAEAVMERLPRPDGVGYAGLVLNRRGLDRALAAGVDEVNVVVVATDEFSRRNQGCTVEEGVAAWAAVAADARAAGLRRTVTIAAAFGCPFEGEVSADHVLDLVRRVAESEPDEIAVADTIGVGVPAQVRTLLTGAAEIAPGVPLRCHFHNTRNTGYANALTALECGVSALDASTGGFGGCPFAPAATGNIATEDLLYALDRSGVDTGVRMSAVAETAAWLGERLGKPVPALLGRAGPFPGS from the coding sequence ATGCCCATGGTCGAACTCATCGAGGTGGCGCCCCGAGACGGGCTGCAGAACGAGTCCGCGATCCTCGCGACCGCCGACAAGGTGCGGCTCATCGAGCGCAGCGTCGCGGCGGGCCTGCGGCGGATCGAGGCCGTCAGCTTCGTGAACCCGAAGCGGGTCCCGCAGATGGCCGACGCCGAGGCGGTGATGGAGCGGCTCCCCAGGCCGGACGGCGTCGGCTACGCGGGGCTCGTCCTCAACCGGCGCGGGCTCGACCGCGCGCTCGCCGCCGGGGTGGACGAGGTCAACGTCGTCGTCGTGGCCACCGACGAGTTCAGCCGCCGCAACCAGGGCTGCACGGTCGAGGAGGGCGTCGCCGCCTGGGCGGCCGTCGCCGCGGACGCCCGCGCCGCCGGGCTCCGCCGGACCGTGACGATCGCCGCCGCCTTCGGCTGCCCCTTCGAGGGGGAGGTCTCCGCGGACCACGTGCTCGACCTGGTGCGGCGGGTCGCCGAAAGCGAACCCGACGAGATCGCCGTGGCCGACACGATCGGCGTCGGCGTGCCCGCCCAGGTCCGCACGCTGCTCACGGGCGCCGCCGAGATCGCCCCCGGCGTCCCGCTGCGCTGCCATTTCCACAACACCCGCAACACCGGCTACGCCAACGCCCTCACCGCCCTCGAATGCGGGGTGAGCGCCCTGGACGCCAGCACCGGCGGCTTCGGCGGCTGCCCGTTCGCGCCCGCCGCCACCGGCAACATCGCGACCGAGGACCTGCTGTACGCCCTGGACCGCTCGGGGGTCGACACCGGTGTCCGGATGTCCGCCGTCGCCGAGACCGCGGCCTGGCTCGGCGAACGCCTCGGCAAGCCCGTCCCCGCCCTGCTCGGCCGCGCGGGTCCCTTCCCCGGCTCCTGA
- a CDS encoding GntR family transcriptional regulator yields the protein MVRAVDRVYARLRADILDGVHPPGARIGEAELAEATGSSRTPVREALRRLEVEGLVEVLPHRGARVPDWTPEDLEEIYDLRMLLEGAAARRAAARVTDADADRMDELCALMEEAVEPGAGQDLDRVAELNAEFHDIVRSAAASGRLVSMLNAVVQLPLVMRTFHRYSPADLARSSAHHRELAAALRARDGTWAESVMRAHVLAAKAVLLRAARTPGDPKDQDDHTETRTG from the coding sequence ATGGTCCGTGCCGTGGACCGTGTCTACGCACGGCTGCGCGCCGACATCCTGGACGGCGTCCACCCGCCCGGGGCGCGGATCGGCGAGGCCGAGCTGGCCGAGGCCACCGGCTCCAGCCGGACGCCCGTCCGGGAGGCGCTGCGGCGGCTGGAGGTCGAGGGCCTGGTGGAGGTGCTGCCGCACCGCGGCGCGCGGGTCCCGGACTGGACGCCCGAGGACCTGGAGGAGATCTACGACCTGCGGATGCTGCTGGAGGGCGCCGCCGCGCGGCGCGCCGCCGCCCGCGTCACCGACGCGGACGCGGACCGGATGGACGAGCTGTGCGCCCTGATGGAGGAGGCCGTCGAGCCGGGGGCCGGGCAGGACCTGGACCGGGTCGCGGAGCTCAACGCCGAGTTCCACGACATCGTCCGCTCCGCCGCCGCCAGCGGCCGGCTCGTGTCCATGCTCAACGCGGTGGTGCAGCTCCCGCTCGTGATGCGGACCTTCCACCGCTACTCCCCCGCCGACCTGGCCCGCAGCTCCGCGCACCACCGCGAGCTCGCCGCCGCGCTGCGCGCCCGCGACGGGACGTGGGCCGAGTCGGTGATGCGGGCGCACGTGCTCGCCGCGAAGGCGGTGCTGCTGCGCGCCGCCCGCACCCCGGGCGACCCGAAGGACCAGGACGACCACACGGAAACGAGGACCGGCTAG